One Streptomyces sp. NBC_01217 genomic region harbors:
- a CDS encoding SDR family NAD(P)-dependent oxidoreductase, with product MTFNDKVGIITGAGSGLGEAAAKQLARAGAKIIAADRDSVGAERVAREIVAAGGQASAFTTDISAFQAAQSIVEFAVSTYGHLHFAFNNAGITPALTDTHDVDPQDWLDVVGTNLTGTFYCMKAEIAYFVESGGGVILNMASTAGVMAHAGRPAYAASKHGIIGLTRSAAVEYAERGIRINAVAPGPIDAPSARNLPPEVRKAIADKTAMKRSGTTDEVAAVAAFLLSDEASFVTGSVYEVNGGQTQL from the coding sequence ATGACTTTCAATGACAAGGTAGGAATCATCACGGGGGCCGGTTCCGGCCTGGGGGAGGCCGCGGCCAAGCAGCTGGCACGCGCCGGCGCGAAGATCATCGCGGCCGACCGCGACAGCGTCGGCGCCGAACGCGTCGCCAGGGAGATCGTCGCTGCCGGTGGGCAGGCTTCCGCGTTCACAACCGACATCTCCGCCTTCCAGGCCGCCCAGAGCATTGTCGAATTCGCCGTGAGCACCTACGGCCACCTGCACTTCGCCTTCAACAACGCCGGCATCACCCCCGCGCTGACCGACACGCACGACGTCGACCCCCAGGACTGGCTCGACGTCGTAGGAACCAACCTCACCGGCACCTTCTACTGCATGAAGGCCGAGATCGCGTACTTCGTCGAGAGCGGCGGCGGCGTCATCCTCAACATGGCCTCCACTGCCGGAGTCATGGCCCACGCCGGACGCCCCGCCTACGCCGCCTCCAAACACGGGATCATCGGTCTGACCCGCTCCGCCGCTGTCGAATACGCCGAGCGAGGCATCCGGATCAACGCGGTAGCCCCCGGCCCCATCGACGCCCCCTCCGCGAGGAACCTGCCCCCGGAGGTACGCAAGGCCATCGCCGACAAGACTGCAATGAAGCGAAGCGGCACCACGGACGAGGTCGCAGCGGTCGCCGCGTTCCTCCTGTCGGACGAGGCTTCCTTCGTCACCGGCTCCGTTTACGAGGTCAACGGTGGACAGACCCAGCTGTAA
- a CDS encoding transposase, with translation MSKSNMSKRYTAEFKRDAVALALSSEKTVTEVARDLGVSPEGLRGWVKQAKVDRGEGPAGALTTAEREELVRLRRKVREQEATIEVLGKATAFFVQDKMR, from the coding sequence GTGAGCAAGAGCAACATGAGTAAGCGGTACACGGCCGAGTTCAAGCGGGACGCGGTCGCCTTGGCGTTGTCCTCGGAGAAGACGGTCACCGAGGTCGCGAGGGATCTGGGCGTGAGTCCGGAAGGGCTGCGCGGGTGGGTGAAGCAGGCGAAGGTCGACCGCGGTGAGGGACCCGCTGGGGCTTTGACCACTGCGGAGCGTGAGGAGTTGGTCCGGCTGCGGCGGAAGGTTCGCGAGCAGGAGGCCACGATCGAGGTTCTGGGAAAAGCGACCGCCTTCTTCGTTCAGGACAAGATGAGGTAG
- a CDS encoding IS3 family transposase has product MARCRFIDAEKASEGNPAGHSVAFLCRVLGVPRSTYYAHRASRPARTVRERAEEVLVGEIRVLHAGSRGVYGAPRIHAALRRAGRVVNSKKIERLMRKHRIVGITLRRRRGLTRQAKRAVFAADLIGRDFTAPRPGMRLVGDMTELGRLEGKLYLATCIDLATREVAGWAVADHHRAELPVAALRMAAGRGGLEQGCVMHTDRGSEYTSDEFRSEIRKLRMRQSMGRVGSCYDNAAAESWFAILKAEIGTTVWATREAARADVFRYVEVEYNRSRLRRHPDYGYVTPLETRSLLRQNLVPAA; this is encoded by the coding sequence GTGGCACGGTGTCGTTTCATCGATGCGGAGAAGGCATCGGAGGGTAATCCTGCAGGTCACAGCGTTGCGTTTCTGTGCCGTGTGCTGGGAGTGCCGCGTTCCACCTACTACGCGCACAGGGCGTCACGGCCGGCCCGGACGGTGCGGGAGCGGGCCGAGGAGGTGCTGGTGGGCGAGATCCGGGTGCTTCACGCCGGATCTCGCGGTGTCTACGGGGCGCCGCGGATCCACGCCGCCCTGCGGCGGGCCGGGCGGGTGGTGAACTCCAAGAAGATCGAGCGGCTGATGCGCAAGCACCGGATCGTCGGGATCACCCTCCGCCGGCGGCGGGGTCTGACCCGGCAGGCGAAGCGGGCGGTGTTTGCCGCCGACCTGATCGGCCGGGACTTCACCGCGCCCCGGCCCGGGATGCGGCTCGTCGGCGACATGACCGAACTCGGCAGGCTGGAAGGGAAGTTGTATCTGGCGACCTGTATCGATCTCGCGACGCGGGAGGTGGCCGGCTGGGCGGTGGCCGACCACCACCGCGCCGAGCTGCCGGTCGCCGCCTTGCGGATGGCGGCCGGGCGTGGCGGCCTGGAGCAGGGTTGCGTCATGCATACGGATCGCGGCAGCGAGTACACGAGTGACGAATTCCGCAGCGAAATACGCAAGTTGCGCATGAGGCAGTCGATGGGGCGTGTCGGCTCTTGTTACGATAATGCCGCCGCGGAAAGCTGGTTCGCCATCCTGAAAGCGGAGATCGGAACCACCGTCTGGGCAACCCGCGAAGCCGCCCGGGCCGACGTTTTCCGCTACGTCGAGGTCGAGTACAACCGCAGCCGGCTCCGTCGGCACCCCGACTACGGGTACGTGACCCCGCTCGAAACGAGATCCTTGCTCAGGCAGAACCTCGTCCCGGCCGCGTAA
- a CDS encoding hemerythrin domain-containing protein, producing the protein MGSVFSEPMADVRDMYMAHTMMRREFRLLPDVVRAVPPGDMKRAEVVGAHVELLCLVLHLHHEGEDEVLWPLLLERGGEDAAAIVPTMEEQHHAIERAHAEVVALLSGWRATGRGGEELAEVLERLLTVLVEHMALEEEEILPLAERYVTAAEWARMGEHGLEKSPRKTLPLTFGMVMYEGDPDVVKAVLAHAPLPARLLMPVIAPRLYASHARRVHRTSTPPRVGS; encoded by the coding sequence GTGGGGTCCGTATTCAGCGAACCGATGGCGGATGTGCGTGACATGTATATGGCGCACACAATGATGCGCCGCGAGTTCCGGCTGCTTCCCGATGTGGTCCGGGCGGTGCCCCCCGGGGACATGAAGCGGGCTGAGGTCGTCGGCGCACATGTCGAACTGCTGTGCCTCGTCCTTCATCTGCACCACGAGGGTGAGGACGAGGTGCTGTGGCCGCTGCTTCTTGAGCGCGGAGGCGAGGATGCCGCGGCCATCGTGCCCACCATGGAGGAGCAACACCACGCGATCGAGCGCGCCCACGCGGAGGTGGTGGCACTGCTGTCCGGGTGGCGGGCCACGGGCCGCGGCGGTGAAGAACTGGCCGAGGTGCTGGAACGGCTGCTGACGGTCCTCGTCGAGCACATGGCTCTGGAGGAGGAGGAGATCCTTCCCTTGGCCGAGCGGTACGTCACCGCCGCGGAATGGGCGCGGATGGGGGAGCACGGCTTGGAGAAGAGTCCGAGGAAGACGCTTCCTCTGACCTTCGGCATGGTGATGTACGAGGGCGACCCCGATGTCGTCAAGGCGGTGCTGGCCCACGCACCCCTCCCAGCACGCCTGCTGATGCCGGTCATCGCACCTCGTCTGTACGCGTCGCACGCCAGGCGTGTTCACAGAACGTCCACTCCGCCCCGCGTGGGCAGTTGA
- a CDS encoding transposase has protein sequence MGSKYTKRCTEEFKRDAIALVDSSGKTVTAVARELGISSESLRGWYRKAKADRGEGTPGELTSAEREELKRLRKESREQQQTIEILKKRPPSS, from the coding sequence GTGGGAAGCAAGTACACGAAGCGGTGCACCGAGGAGTTCAAGCGGGACGCGATCGCGCTCGTCGACTCCTCGGGCAAGACGGTCACCGCCGTTGCCCGGGAACTCGGCATCAGCTCCGAGTCCCTGCGCGGCTGGTACCGCAAGGCCAAGGCAGACCGGGGAGAGGGCACCCCCGGCGAGCTGACCAGCGCCGAGCGCGAGGAGCTCAAGCGGCTGCGCAAGGAGAGCCGCGAACAGCAGCAGACGATCGAGATCCTGAAAAAGCGACCGCCTTCTTCGTGA
- a CDS encoding IS3 family transposase encodes MSELCRFIHAEKANYPIVLLCRALHVARSSYYYAWRDGEAARPKRQAADDALAHEITVLHIASRKTYGVPRIHAGLRRLGQRVNRKRIARIMRQRDIRGATRRKHRSLTRPDKKAKPAPDLIGRDFHAERPGIKLVGDITYLPTAEGWLYLACWLDLATREVVGYAMADHHRAELVIDALDMAHGRSGLEPDCVIHSDRGSEYTSAQFRDRIRELGLRQSCGRTGSCFDNAAAESFWALLKEEIGTRTWPDRGHRPRRGLQLHRDLLQPPPPTQAQDLRLPHPGRDQAAPATRPRGVTITCPRSWGNFQGRVVGVFAGHARGSGSV; translated from the coding sequence GTGAGCGAGTTGTGCCGGTTCATCCACGCGGAGAAGGCGAACTACCCGATCGTTCTGCTGTGCCGGGCGCTGCACGTGGCCCGCTCCTCCTACTACTACGCCTGGCGCGACGGCGAGGCCGCCCGTCCAAAGCGCCAGGCGGCCGACGACGCGCTCGCGCACGAGATCACCGTGCTGCACATCGCCTCCCGGAAGACCTATGGCGTCCCGCGCATCCACGCCGGACTGCGGCGCCTGGGGCAGCGGGTGAACCGCAAGCGCATCGCCCGCATCATGCGCCAACGCGACATCCGCGGCGCCACCCGGCGCAAGCACCGCTCGCTGACCCGGCCGGACAAGAAGGCGAAGCCGGCCCCGGACCTCATCGGCCGCGACTTCCACGCCGAGCGTCCAGGCATCAAGCTGGTCGGCGACATCACTTACCTGCCGACCGCCGAGGGCTGGCTCTACCTCGCCTGCTGGCTGGACCTGGCCACCCGTGAGGTCGTCGGCTATGCCATGGCCGACCACCACCGCGCCGAACTCGTCATCGACGCTCTCGACATGGCCCACGGCCGCAGCGGACTGGAGCCCGACTGTGTGATCCACAGCGATCGCGGCAGCGAGTACACCTCGGCCCAATTCCGCGACAGAATACGTGAGTTGGGGCTTCGCCAGAGCTGCGGGCGCACCGGATCTTGTTTCGACAATGCCGCCGCGGAGAGCTTCTGGGCCCTGCTCAAGGAGGAGATCGGAACCCGCACCTGGCCCGACCGGGGCCACCGCCCGCGCCGAGGTCTTCAACTTCATCGAGACCTTCTACAACCGCCGCCGCCTACGCAAGCACAAGACCTTCGGCTACCTCACCCCGGCCGAGACCAGGCAGCGCCAGCAACACGCCCTCGCGGCGTAACCATCACGTGTCCAAGATCATGGGGAAACTTCCAAGGCCGGGTAGTTGGCGTTTTCGCAGGTCACGCAAGGGGTTCGGGGTCTGTGTGA
- a CDS encoding reverse transcriptase domain-containing protein — MTIRTVEARAASGADGVVNGPEGDSTDWQSIDWQRTEEEVRRLRQRIFTASQAGDLKRVRNLQKLMLRSRSNTLVSMRRVTEVNAGRKTAGVDGRVVLLPQGKAELADWMQHRAAPWKPRPVRRVFIDNADGRQRGLGIPVIIDRCLQAVSLNALEPEWEARFEPRSYGFRPGRGCHDTIGAIFLAAKGKDPKRQWILDADLAAAFDRIDHNRLLAAIGQFPARGLVEQWLKAGVIDRGCFAPTEEGVPQGGIISPALMNVALHGIKEAAGVRYRPTGPRAGELAVGSPALIRYADDLVVLCHSHEEAQQVKERLAVWPAPRGLAFNEDKTRIAHLDEGCDFLGFTVRRFNGKLLIKPSKTAVRRIRARLTAEVLALRGQNAAAVITKLNPIIRGWAAYYRGVVSSKVFTSLDNHVWKLVYKWARHTHPNKPRGWVTARYFGRFNTSRQDRWVFGDRETGRYLAKFAWTKIVRHQLVIKGASVDDPALTEYRASRRRRNKPPLSPPWLHLLQGQHGQCPLCGSLLLHADREPQSPQEWEQWLRATRTAVRGNALTLIPDAGQPDDRVAFRLIHVHCHRWRGSRGPANLAARGPSGPA; from the coding sequence ATGACGATACGAACAGTCGAGGCGCGAGCCGCTTCGGGTGCCGACGGCGTGGTGAACGGACCGGAGGGCGACTCCACTGATTGGCAGTCGATCGACTGGCAGCGCACGGAGGAGGAAGTACGGCGGCTGAGGCAGCGGATCTTCACGGCGTCACAGGCAGGGGACCTCAAAAGGGTCCGCAATCTCCAGAAATTGATGCTTCGCTCCCGTTCCAACACGCTGGTGAGCATGCGGCGGGTGACGGAGGTCAACGCTGGCCGCAAGACGGCAGGTGTCGATGGGCGGGTTGTCCTGCTGCCCCAGGGGAAGGCCGAGCTGGCCGACTGGATGCAGCACCGGGCGGCCCCCTGGAAGCCCCGGCCCGTCAGGCGGGTGTTCATCGACAACGCCGATGGCCGCCAGCGCGGCCTGGGCATCCCCGTGATCATCGACCGGTGTCTTCAAGCCGTGTCACTGAACGCGTTGGAGCCTGAGTGGGAGGCACGGTTCGAGCCGAGATCCTATGGATTTCGGCCCGGCCGAGGCTGCCACGACACGATCGGAGCGATCTTTCTGGCCGCCAAGGGCAAGGACCCGAAGCGGCAGTGGATTCTTGACGCGGACCTGGCAGCGGCGTTCGACCGGATCGACCATAATCGTCTACTGGCCGCCATCGGACAGTTCCCCGCCAGGGGACTGGTCGAGCAGTGGCTCAAGGCAGGAGTGATCGATCGCGGCTGCTTTGCCCCGACCGAGGAGGGGGTCCCGCAAGGCGGGATCATCTCCCCCGCGCTGATGAACGTGGCCTTGCACGGAATAAAAGAGGCCGCCGGAGTCCGCTACCGACCCACCGGTCCGCGTGCCGGTGAACTGGCAGTGGGCTCACCGGCCTTGATCAGGTACGCCGACGACCTGGTGGTGCTCTGTCACAGTCATGAGGAAGCCCAACAGGTCAAGGAACGGCTCGCCGTATGGCCGGCGCCCAGGGGGCTGGCCTTCAACGAGGACAAAACGCGCATCGCGCACCTCGACGAAGGCTGTGACTTCCTGGGGTTCACCGTCCGCCGCTTCAACGGCAAGCTGCTGATCAAGCCGAGCAAGACAGCCGTGCGACGAATCCGGGCACGGCTCACCGCCGAAGTGCTGGCCCTTCGGGGACAGAACGCGGCAGCGGTGATCACCAAGCTCAACCCGATCATCCGGGGTTGGGCTGCCTACTATCGGGGCGTGGTCTCCAGCAAGGTGTTCACCTCGCTGGACAACCACGTGTGGAAGCTGGTCTACAAGTGGGCCAGGCACACGCACCCGAACAAGCCGAGGGGCTGGGTGACAGCCCGGTACTTCGGCCGGTTCAACACCTCCAGGCAGGACCGGTGGGTATTCGGCGACCGGGAGACCGGCCGCTATCTCGCCAAGTTCGCCTGGACAAAGATCGTCAGGCATCAGCTGGTCATCAAAGGGGCGTCCGTGGACGACCCGGCGCTGACCGAGTACCGGGCCTCGCGGCGACGCAGGAACAAGCCCCCGCTGAGCCCGCCCTGGTTGCACCTGCTTCAGGGGCAGCACGGGCAGTGCCCTCTCTGCGGAAGCCTTCTCCTGCATGCCGACCGGGAGCCGCAAAGCCCCCAGGAATGGGAGCAGTGGCTACGGGCGACCCGGACGGCGGTGCGCGGCAACGCGCTCACCCTCATCCCGGACGCAGGTCAGCCGGACGATCGTGTCGCCTTCCGACTGATTCACGTCCACTGCCACCGCTGGCGCGGTAGCCGTGGACCGGCAAATCTGGCTGCCCGTGGGCCTTCAGGGCCTGCTTGA
- a CDS encoding transposase yields the protein MTDHRGIKLTAGLAGMPTVVCPSTKALRDLRRRLGSAPVRALFEVLAGPLAQPATPGVRFGPYRTVSFDGCSSIKVPDSERNRGRLGRCAHGGYPQVELMTLVETGTRAVIGAVFGPTREGETSYATRLLHHLGPKMLVLWDRGFDGNDFLAAVHSTGAQVLGRINQRRRPPVLKALADSSYLSVIGDVQVRIIEARVSVRCTDGSTFEGAYRLMTTLLDTRRYPAHRLVHLYHERWGATRSRTSLSELPEGGRQLMSTA from the coding sequence TTGACAGACCATAGGGGCATCAAGCTGACCGCCGGTCTGGCGGGGATGCCGACGGTCGTCTGCCCGAGCACGAAAGCGCTACGTGATCTGCGCCGCAGGCTCGGCAGCGCGCCGGTGCGGGCGCTGTTCGAGGTGCTCGCCGGGCCGCTGGCCCAGCCGGCCACACCAGGGGTACGGTTCGGCCCGTACCGGACGGTGTCGTTCGACGGCTGCAGCTCGATCAAAGTGCCCGACAGCGAGCGCAACCGCGGCCGGCTGGGGCGGTGCGCGCACGGCGGCTATCCCCAGGTCGAACTGATGACGCTGGTCGAGACCGGCACCCGGGCCGTGATCGGAGCGGTCTTCGGCCCCACCCGGGAAGGCGAAACCTCGTACGCCACCAGGCTGTTGCACCATCTGGGACCCAAGATGCTGGTGCTGTGGGACCGGGGCTTCGACGGCAACGACTTCCTCGCCGCCGTGCACTCCACCGGCGCGCAGGTCCTGGGCCGCATCAACCAGCGCCGCCGCCCACCGGTCCTGAAGGCGCTCGCCGACTCCTCCTACCTCTCGGTCATCGGCGACGTCCAGGTACGCATCATCGAGGCCCGGGTAAGCGTCCGCTGCACGGACGGCAGCACCTTCGAGGGCGCCTACCGTCTGATGACCACGCTCCTGGACACACGCCGCTACCCCGCTCACCGCCTCGTGCACCTCTATCACGAACGCTGGGGTGCGACACGAAGTCGCACGAGTTTGAGTGAATTACCTGAAGGAGGCCGACAGTTGATGTCGACAGCGTAG
- a CDS encoding transposase domain-containing protein encodes MPVHCAPSSALTTITRTVMVAAGRFAPGHLGELTPVMPFELVDAILSETGTVQRRLRDLPSRVGIYFFLAMCLFPEIGYRLVWDCENGATSFGTVV; translated from the coding sequence TTGCCTGTTCATTGTGCCCCGTCGTCGGCGCTGACGACCATCACCCGTACGGTGATGGTGGCCGCGGGCCGGTTCGCTCCCGGTCACCTGGGGGAGCTGACACCGGTCATGCCATTCGAGCTGGTCGACGCGATCTTGTCCGAGACCGGGACCGTGCAGCGGCGGCTGCGTGATCTGCCCTCGCGGGTCGGCATCTATTTTTTCCTGGCGATGTGCCTGTTCCCCGAGATCGGCTACCGGCTGGTCTGGGACTGTGAGAATGGGGCCACCTCGTTCGGGACCGTGGTCTGA
- a CDS encoding IS630 family transposase encodes MRTLVAAAGAGQAVVRRARIVLLAAAGRPTTAIAAELGCSVPTVRTWRERFRRRGVAGLFDRPRSGRPEQHGPSARLAVVATATSVPPEGATLWTRVTIAAHLAERGLVLSPSTVGRVLAEAKVRPHRVRGWLNRADDDAFWSQAGAVCHLYLDIPPGTLLVSVDEKTGVQAKSRRYPTRRTRPGQAERREFEYRRHGTVSIVAAMDVATGQVLAERIKRNDSAAFIAFLRRLNRLTDPALRLHLIMDNGSSHTSRATRAWLAAHPRITVTHTPKHASWLNMVEQWFGVLTRRLLRRGDFTSREDLEAQITAFTIRHNRTARPYQWRYDADADHARHPQTAPAEYTKAA; translated from the coding sequence ATGCGCACGCTCGTGGCCGCTGCCGGGGCCGGGCAGGCGGTGGTGCGGCGCGCACGGATCGTACTGCTGGCCGCCGCGGGCCGGCCCACCACCGCCATTGCCGCCGAGCTCGGCTGCAGTGTGCCCACCGTGCGCACCTGGCGCGAACGCTTCCGCCGCCGTGGGGTGGCGGGCCTGTTCGATCGCCCGCGCAGCGGACGCCCCGAACAGCATGGTCCCAGCGCGCGCCTGGCCGTGGTGGCCACCGCTACCAGCGTGCCGCCCGAGGGAGCCACGCTATGGACCCGCGTCACAATCGCCGCCCACCTGGCCGAACGCGGCCTGGTGCTCTCGCCCTCCACGGTCGGCCGGGTCCTGGCCGAGGCGAAGGTGCGCCCGCACAGGGTCCGCGGCTGGCTCAACCGGGCCGACGACGACGCGTTCTGGTCTCAGGCCGGCGCGGTGTGCCATCTCTACCTGGACATCCCACCCGGCACGTTGCTGGTCAGCGTGGACGAGAAGACCGGCGTTCAGGCCAAATCCCGCCGCTACCCCACCCGGCGCACCCGCCCCGGACAGGCCGAGCGGCGGGAGTTCGAGTACCGCCGGCACGGCACCGTCTCCATTGTCGCCGCCATGGACGTGGCCACCGGCCAGGTCCTGGCCGAGCGCATCAAGCGCAACGACTCGGCCGCCTTCATCGCCTTCCTACGGCGATTGAACCGGCTGACCGACCCGGCCCTGCGCCTCCACCTGATCATGGACAACGGCTCCTCGCACACCTCCAGGGCCACCCGCGCCTGGCTCGCCGCCCACCCGCGAATCACCGTCACACACACGCCCAAGCACGCCAGTTGGCTGAACATGGTCGAGCAGTGGTTCGGCGTCCTGACCCGCCGCCTGCTCCGCCGCGGCGACTTCACCTCCCGCGAGGACCTCGAAGCCCAGATCACCGCTTTCACGATCCGGCACAACCGCACCGCCCGCCCCTACCAGTGGCGCTACGACGCCGACGCCGACCACGCCCGTCACCCCCAGACCGCCCCAGCGGAGTACACCAAGGCCGCATGA
- a CDS encoding SDR family oxidoreductase codes for MTGIDGKVVAITGAGSGIGEASALLLASRGAKLVLAARRSDRLEALVARIEADGGTAAWTTTDVRRRGDLADLVAYACGRYGALDVLVSNAGIGPISPFDELRVEDWDRMIDVNFRGVLHGIAAALPVFRKQGRGQFVNVVSTAGLRIVPNQAVYAATKNAVRTVSEGLRQEAGPDLRVTMVSPGYVATEFADSVTSPTVKSQAPAVDFSLSLSPDDIARAVAFAIEQPSNVDVGDIVVRPTAQS; via the coding sequence ATGACAGGGATCGACGGCAAGGTGGTGGCCATCACGGGCGCGGGCAGCGGGATCGGCGAGGCGAGCGCGCTGCTCCTCGCGTCGCGCGGCGCGAAGCTCGTCCTCGCAGCGCGTCGGAGCGACCGGCTGGAAGCGCTCGTCGCCCGCATCGAGGCCGATGGCGGCACGGCAGCCTGGACGACGACGGACGTGCGTCGCCGCGGAGACCTCGCGGACCTGGTGGCGTACGCCTGCGGGCGCTATGGCGCGCTCGACGTCCTCGTCAGCAACGCCGGGATCGGCCCCATCTCGCCGTTCGACGAGCTGCGCGTCGAGGACTGGGACCGGATGATCGACGTCAACTTCCGCGGCGTGCTGCACGGGATCGCGGCAGCGCTCCCTGTGTTCCGTAAGCAGGGCAGGGGGCAGTTCGTCAACGTCGTCTCGACCGCCGGGCTACGCATCGTGCCGAACCAGGCTGTCTACGCGGCGACGAAGAACGCAGTCCGCACCGTCTCCGAGGGACTGCGCCAGGAGGCCGGGCCCGACCTGCGGGTCACCATGGTCTCGCCCGGCTACGTCGCGACGGAGTTCGCCGACTCGGTCACCAGCCCCACCGTCAAGTCGCAGGCCCCGGCAGTCGACTTCTCCCTCTCCCTCTCCCCCGACGACATCGCCCGCGCTGTCGCCTTCGCGATCGAGCAGCCGTCGAACGTCGACGTCGGCGACATCGTCGTCCGCCCCACGGCACAGAGCTGA
- a CDS encoding TetR/AcrR family transcriptional regulator has protein sequence MTDAASGAGSERPARGQLRSALIAESFVLLSETGMAGFSVAELARRLGVSTAAPYRHFPNRDALLAVVAAQAADELTRSMEAAVQAAGPDPIDRLAATAGAYVRHVSDRGAGLDVIFARELRPLRDADVARAGRDLMALLLDLARQAGHADPSQALLLLEQLFVLAHGYVTLDTEDFLTCSRLSPEDVATRATRAATALLRGNVT, from the coding sequence GTGACTGACGCAGCAAGTGGGGCGGGGAGTGAGCGCCCTGCCCGGGGGCAGCTCCGCTCGGCGCTGATCGCTGAGAGCTTCGTGCTGCTCTCCGAGACGGGGATGGCCGGCTTCTCCGTCGCCGAACTCGCCCGCAGGCTCGGGGTGAGCACGGCCGCCCCGTACCGTCACTTCCCCAACCGTGACGCGCTGCTCGCCGTCGTCGCGGCACAGGCCGCCGACGAGCTCACCCGGTCCATGGAGGCCGCCGTGCAGGCGGCCGGCCCCGACCCGATCGACCGGCTCGCGGCCACCGCGGGGGCATACGTGCGCCACGTGTCCGACCGCGGCGCCGGCCTCGACGTGATCTTCGCCCGGGAGCTGAGGCCGCTGCGCGACGCCGACGTGGCCCGGGCCGGCCGGGACCTGATGGCGCTGCTGCTCGACCTCGCCCGGCAGGCGGGCCACGCCGACCCTTCCCAAGCACTGCTCCTACTTGAACAGCTCTTCGTCCTAGCCCACGGCTACGTCACCCTGGACACGGAGGACTTCCTGACCTGCTCCCGCCTCTCCCCCGAGGATGTCGCCACACGCGCCACGCGCGCGGCGACGGCGCTGCTGCGCGGCAACGTGACGTGA